One part of the Aliivibrio fischeri ATCC 7744 = JCM 18803 = DSM 507 genome encodes these proteins:
- the gspK gene encoding type II secretion system minor pseudopilin GspK: MRKVGVISHFKNNKGVALIVVLLLLAIMTTIAAQMSERLFLQFHRAQNQLNHQQAYWYSIGVEALAKTGIEEAYKDGNKINLSQAWATEETTYPLDYGEAYGGVKDKQACFNLNALSSIEASNDSSKRPFLVSVWMNLLESVEVDNYLAEVIADSTWEYLDPDDVVRSMVGVEDSTYQSFKPAYLAPNGWMGDASELRAVNGVTAEVVEKISPLVCAIPSGNWYLNVNTLAPENAKILVALFSPNLSESDARSVLEDRPFDGWDSVDDFLAEGPISRVEEKVRKQAKDYLSVDSQFFELDAQVLVEDSRVRVRSLLHSSDKKVVNVIRRQYGGMSERTSDNTVE, from the coding sequence ATGAGAAAGGTAGGCGTGATTTCCCATTTTAAAAATAATAAAGGCGTTGCATTGATCGTGGTACTGCTGCTTTTAGCCATTATGACCACCATTGCAGCCCAAATGTCAGAACGATTATTTCTTCAATTTCATCGAGCTCAGAATCAGTTAAATCATCAGCAAGCGTATTGGTACTCTATTGGTGTTGAAGCCTTAGCAAAAACCGGAATAGAAGAAGCCTACAAAGATGGAAATAAAATTAATTTAAGCCAAGCGTGGGCAACCGAGGAAACCACTTATCCACTTGATTATGGTGAAGCTTATGGTGGTGTAAAAGACAAACAAGCTTGCTTTAACTTAAATGCACTAAGCAGTATTGAAGCCAGTAATGATTCATCCAAACGTCCTTTTTTGGTGAGTGTATGGATGAACTTATTAGAATCAGTTGAGGTGGATAATTATCTTGCTGAAGTGATTGCTGACTCCACATGGGAATATCTAGATCCTGATGATGTTGTACGCTCAATGGTAGGCGTTGAAGACAGTACTTATCAATCGTTTAAACCAGCGTATTTAGCGCCAAATGGTTGGATGGGCGATGCCAGTGAGTTACGTGCCGTTAATGGCGTTACGGCTGAAGTCGTTGAAAAAATATCTCCACTAGTTTGTGCGATACCAAGTGGTAATTGGTACTTAAATGTAAATACCTTAGCACCAGAAAATGCCAAGATATTGGTTGCGCTATTTTCTCCAAATTTAAGTGAAAGTGACGCAAGAAGTGTATTAGAAGATCGTCCATTTGATGGGTGGGATTCGGTTGATGATTTTCTTGCTGAAGGACCAATTAGCCGAGTTGAAGAAAAAGTTCGTAAACAAGCAAAAGATTATTTATCCGTAGATAGTCAGTTTTTTGAGTTAGATGCTCAAGTATTAGTAGAAGATTCGCGCGTACGTGTGCGTTCTTTATTGCATAGCAGTGATAAGAAAGTGGTGAACGTTATCCGTCGCCAATATGGAGGAATGAGTGAGCGAACATCTGATAATACGGTTGAATAG